Proteins found in one Planifilum fimeticola genomic segment:
- the pknB gene encoding Stk1 family PASTA domain-containing Ser/Thr kinase, whose amino-acid sequence MEGRKLGGRYEILYRVGGGGMAVVYKAKDLLLNRYVAIKVLNESLSNDSEFIRRFSREAQAAASLSHPNVVNVYDVGREGHIHYIVMEYVEGPTLKEYIQENGPLPPEDAVHIAVQICDALAHAHDNQIVHRDIKPHNILLGYNGRVKVTDFGIARAATSSTITQTGSVMGSVHYFSPEQARGGVIGEKSDLYSLGIVMYEMVTGELPFDGDSAIGIALKHLQEQAVEPKELRPDLPDSVNRAILKALEKDPDKRFASARAMMQELQYILHGMDLPQPGWVQNAARAREMEARQPNRVPNRESEAEVASKEPEDIPAVGEKTLSRLERLRHAPADKEKTLLQRTVVWLENARANMPWWQKVLFGMFTFAVIITLSVIGFNAVMGIFTGGDDNPPGADAKPNAMEMADLTGKQLAEAKQWLKDNGFPDPSVKVEQHGKYKHNEVINQSPSPGKQVVPKNTQVRLTVNSTENMIEVRDFRGIYESRIRDDIKPQVDYNIEFKYWPSNEVSTYQAFTQDPAPGEYVEPGGTVNVWINIPKRIDPPPGNDDDD is encoded by the coding sequence ATGGAAGGGAGAAAGCTGGGGGGACGGTACGAAATCCTCTACCGGGTGGGCGGCGGCGGTATGGCCGTGGTATATAAAGCGAAGGATCTGCTGCTCAACCGCTATGTGGCCATCAAGGTGCTGAACGAATCGCTCAGCAATGATTCGGAATTTATAAGGCGTTTCAGCCGAGAGGCGCAAGCGGCCGCCAGTTTATCTCATCCCAACGTGGTAAATGTCTACGATGTAGGTCGGGAAGGGCACATCCACTACATCGTGATGGAATATGTGGAGGGGCCGACGCTGAAAGAATACATCCAGGAGAACGGGCCTCTCCCCCCGGAGGACGCGGTTCACATCGCCGTCCAGATCTGCGACGCTCTGGCCCATGCCCACGACAATCAGATCGTTCACCGGGATATTAAACCCCACAACATTCTTCTCGGATATAACGGGCGGGTCAAGGTGACCGACTTCGGGATCGCCCGGGCGGCCACCTCTTCCACTATCACCCAGACCGGGTCGGTGATGGGATCGGTTCACTATTTCTCGCCGGAACAGGCCCGGGGCGGAGTGATCGGTGAAAAGTCCGACCTCTATTCCCTCGGGATCGTAATGTACGAAATGGTAACGGGAGAGCTTCCCTTTGACGGGGATTCCGCCATCGGCATCGCCCTCAAACATCTGCAGGAACAGGCGGTGGAACCGAAGGAGCTCCGTCCCGATCTGCCGGACAGCGTGAACCGGGCGATCCTGAAGGCGCTGGAGAAGGATCCGGATAAGCGGTTTGCATCCGCCCGGGCGATGATGCAGGAGCTCCAGTACATTCTCCACGGGATGGATTTGCCTCAGCCCGGCTGGGTCCAAAACGCCGCCCGGGCGAGAGAGATGGAGGCACGGCAGCCGAATCGGGTTCCGAACCGGGAATCGGAGGCGGAGGTTGCGTCGAAGGAGCCGGAGGATATTCCTGCGGTGGGCGAGAAAACCCTTTCCCGCCTCGAACGGCTCCGTCATGCGCCGGCGGACAAGGAGAAGACCCTCCTGCAGCGGACGGTCGTCTGGCTGGAAAATGCCCGCGCCAATATGCCCTGGTGGCAGAAGGTGCTTTTCGGAATGTTTACCTTCGCCGTGATCATCACCCTGTCCGTTATCGGGTTCAACGCGGTGATGGGCATTTTCACCGGCGGCGATGACAATCCCCCGGGCGCCGACGCGAAACCCAACGCGATGGAGATGGCGGATTTGACGGGGAAGCAGCTGGCCGAGGCAAAACAATGGCTGAAGGATAACGGCTTCCCGGACCCCTCCGTCAAGGTGGAACAGCACGGAAAGTATAAGCACAACGAAGTGATCAATCAGAGCCCGTCCCCGGGGAAACAGGTGGTCCCGAAGAATACCCAGGTCAGACTCACCGTCAATTCGACGGAGAACATGATCGAAGTAAGGGATTTCCGCGGGATTTATGAGTCGAGAATCCGGGACGACATTAAACCCCAGGTGGATTACAATATCGAGTTCAAGTATTGGCCTTCCAACGAAGTCAGTACCTATCAGGCCTTTACACAGGATCCGGCTCCCGGCGAATATGTGGAACCGGGCGGCACGGTCAACGTATGGATCAACATCCCCAAACGGATAGATCCTCCGCCGGGAAACGATGACGACGACTGA
- the rsgA gene encoding ribosome small subunit-dependent GTPase A: MPEGQIVRAVGGFFDVRTPEGDIRCRARGILKKKNLSPLVGDYVIFERTGPEEGVVTEVRPRRTQLVRPPIANVEQAVVLFSLREPPLQPVLLDRILVHCERAGLRVCICLTKLDLAPDRTEVDRIAKLYAPAGYRVVATSIRTGEGVEQVKEWLKGTLSVFAGPSGVGKSSLLNEILPGLKLRTGQVSAKLGRGRHTTRRVEIIDLPDGGRVADSPGFSRLDFTGMEETDLGECFPEIREHAVHCAFRGCLHREEPNCAVREAADRGEIDPGRYRHYLQFLQEISEDRRFTRW, from the coding sequence ATGCCGGAAGGACAGATCGTACGCGCGGTGGGCGGTTTTTTCGACGTGCGCACGCCGGAAGGGGACATCCGGTGCCGGGCGCGCGGGATATTGAAAAAGAAGAACCTGTCGCCCCTGGTGGGGGATTATGTGATCTTTGAGCGGACGGGACCGGAGGAAGGGGTGGTGACGGAGGTCCGGCCGCGCCGCACGCAGCTGGTCCGGCCGCCGATCGCCAACGTGGAGCAGGCAGTGGTTCTCTTCTCCCTTCGGGAACCTCCCCTTCAGCCGGTGCTGTTGGATCGCATTCTCGTCCACTGCGAGCGGGCGGGGCTCCGCGTGTGCATCTGTCTGACCAAACTGGATCTGGCTCCGGATCGGACGGAAGTGGATCGGATCGCCAAACTCTACGCGCCTGCCGGGTACCGGGTGGTCGCCACCAGCATCCGTACCGGCGAAGGCGTGGAGCAGGTGAAGGAATGGTTGAAGGGCACCTTGTCCGTTTTCGCCGGTCCCTCCGGGGTGGGCAAATCCTCCCTGCTCAACGAGATCCTTCCGGGCCTCAAGCTGCGGACGGGGCAAGTGAGCGCCAAATTGGGACGGGGGCGCCATACCACCCGTCGTGTGGAGATCATCGATCTTCCCGACGGCGGTCGTGTGGCGGACTCCCCCGGGTTCAGCAGGTTGGATTTCACCGGGATGGAGGAGACGGATCTGGGGGAATGTTTCCCCGAGATCCGCGAGCACGCCGTCCATTGCGCTTTTCGAGGATGCCTGCACCGGGAGGAACCGAACTGCGCGGTGCGGGAGGCGGCGGACAGAGGGGAGATCGATCCCGGACGCTATCGGCATTATCTTCAATTTCTGCAGGAAATCAGCGAGGATCGGAGGTTCACGAGATGGTAA
- the rpe gene encoding ribulose-phosphate 3-epimerase → MVKIAPSLLSADFSRLKEELAEAEAAGADWIHVDVMDGHFVPNLTIGPLVVEAIRPHTRLPLDVHLMIEDPDRYIPAFAKSGADWITIHQEACPHLHRSVSLIAEQGVKAGVAVNPATPVSLLEPILPYIDLVLIMTVNPGFGGQKLIPTALKKVEQVRRMLEELGRTDVEIEVDGGIHPGNAGEATALGTTVLVAGSAVFGAPDRREAIAAIRSAAEAGTSAARPSG, encoded by the coding sequence ATGGTAAAAATCGCACCCTCCCTGTTGTCCGCCGATTTTTCCCGCCTGAAGGAGGAGTTGGCCGAGGCGGAAGCGGCGGGCGCTGATTGGATTCATGTGGACGTGATGGACGGGCATTTCGTCCCCAACCTGACCATCGGACCCCTGGTGGTGGAGGCGATCCGGCCTCACACGCGCTTGCCCCTGGATGTGCACCTGATGATCGAGGATCCGGACCGCTATATCCCCGCCTTCGCCAAGAGCGGAGCGGACTGGATCACCATCCACCAGGAGGCCTGTCCTCATCTGCACCGGAGCGTTTCCCTCATCGCGGAGCAGGGGGTCAAAGCGGGGGTGGCGGTCAACCCGGCAACGCCGGTCTCCCTGCTGGAGCCGATCCTTCCCTACATCGATCTGGTGTTGATCATGACGGTCAATCCCGGCTTCGGAGGGCAGAAGCTGATTCCCACCGCCCTGAAGAAGGTGGAACAGGTGAGGAGGATGCTGGAGGAGCTGGGCCGGACCGACGTGGAGATCGAGGTGGACGGAGGGATTCATCCGGGGAACGCCGGGGAGGCGACCGCCCTGGGCACGACGGTTTTGGTCGCCGGATCGGCCGTCTTCGGCGCGCCGGACCGCAGGGAGGCCATCGCCGCGATTCGGTCGGCGGCGGAAGCGGGAACATCGGCCGCCCGGCCTTCCGGTTGA
- a CDS encoding thiamine diphosphokinase, translating to MQSGRSERVVIVTGGGLDQEDLKEIRPRDDFLIGVDGGIAALLETGLLPHLAVGDFDSAGMEMHERLATMGVPIEKLPAEKDVTDTHFAVTEALKRRPGTVLLLGAIGTRFDHTLANLFLLEMLEREGVRGEIRNRHNRIRLLRGGDACRVRRSRYRYLSLLPLTETASGVTLTGFRYPLTEAVLRRSDSLGVSNELVEEEGAIAIRSGMLFVVESRD from the coding sequence ATGCAGTCCGGACGTTCCGAACGGGTGGTGATCGTGACCGGCGGCGGGTTGGATCAGGAGGATTTAAAGGAAATCCGTCCGCGGGATGATTTTTTGATCGGGGTGGATGGCGGAATCGCCGCGCTCCTCGAAACCGGCCTTCTTCCTCACCTGGCGGTGGGGGATTTTGATTCGGCGGGGATGGAGATGCACGAACGGCTTGCGACGATGGGGGTTCCCATCGAGAAGCTGCCCGCCGAAAAGGATGTGACGGATACGCATTTTGCCGTGACGGAAGCCCTCAAACGGCGCCCCGGGACCGTTCTCCTCCTGGGGGCGATCGGCACGAGGTTCGATCACACGCTGGCCAACCTGTTTCTCTTGGAGATGCTGGAAAGGGAAGGTGTGCGGGGAGAGATTCGCAACCGTCACAATCGGATACGTCTCCTGCGGGGCGGGGACGCCTGCCGGGTGCGAAGGAGCCGTTACCGCTATCTTTCCCTGCTCCCTCTTACCGAAACGGCGTCGGGAGTGACCCTCACCGGATTTCGTTATCCCTTGACGGAAGCGGTCCTGCGAAGGAGTGACTCCCTGGGAGTCAGCAACGAGCTGGTGGAGGAGGAGGGGGCGATCGCGATTCGATCGGGGATGCTCTTCGTCGTGGAAAGCCGGGACTGA
- the spoVM gene encoding stage V sporulation protein SpoVM, whose product MKFYTIKLPKFLGGMIRALLGIFSKEK is encoded by the coding sequence GTGAAATTTTACACCATCAAACTCCCGAAGTTTCTCGGCGGGATGATCAGGGCCCTGTTGGGGATCTTCAGCAAGGAAAAGTGA
- the rpmB gene encoding 50S ribosomal protein L28 — MARRCYITGKKGHTGNKVSHSNRKTKRKWGVNVQKVRILVDGKPKRVYVSTKALKSGKVTRV, encoded by the coding sequence ATGGCGCGTCGCTGCTACATCACCGGGAAAAAAGGGCACACCGGCAACAAGGTGAGCCATTCCAACCGGAAGACGAAGCGCAAATGGGGCGTAAACGTGCAAAAAGTTCGCATTCTCGTTGACGGCAAGCCGAAACGGGTATATGTCAGCACCAAAGCCCTCAAATCGGGAAAAGTAACCCGCGTCTGA
- a CDS encoding Asp23/Gls24 family envelope stress response protein: MAVEMSTSLGRIDVSEEVISTIAGAAAMDCYGLVGMASRSQLKDGITDLLGWENLNKGIEVRTEDGELVIDLHIIVGYGTKISEVAHNVQSKVKYTLNQMVGLTVNKVNVFVQGVRLVNED; the protein is encoded by the coding sequence ATGGCGGTTGAAATGTCCACCTCCCTCGGCCGCATTGACGTGTCGGAAGAGGTGATCAGCACCATTGCGGGTGCTGCGGCAATGGATTGTTACGGGCTGGTGGGAATGGCTTCCCGAAGCCAGTTGAAGGACGGAATTACCGATCTGCTCGGATGGGAAAATCTGAACAAAGGGATTGAAGTTCGCACAGAGGACGGAGAGCTGGTGATCGATCTCCACATCATTGTCGGTTACGGTACCAAGATCTCCGAAGTGGCGCATAACGTGCAGTCCAAGGTGAAGTACACCCTGAACCAGATGGTCGGGTTGACGGTGAACAAGGTAAACGTCTTTGTTCAGGGCGTACGCTTGGTGAATGAGGATTGA
- a CDS encoding DAK2 domain-containing protein has product MTQKIDAACFHRMIRGGALFLRQNEERVNALNVFPVPDGDTGTNMNLTLSSGVREMDKVSSPSRVGDLAEALSKGLLMGARGNSGVILSQLFRGFSKAVAGKETIDARELAEAFKRGVDMAYKAVMKPVEGTILTVSREAADMGMIRSRQTDDPAEVLAEVLSGARKSLERTPQLLPILAETNVVDAGGQGLVYILEGFLSALRGEAVPEEMDGDASAFGEDRSLTAVAHGETAQSKIDPATIEHGYCTEFIIRRKGAGTFDEGAFRGEIGAFGDSLLVVADDELVKVHIHSERPGDVLNFAQKFGDLTNIKIENMREQHAHWAGTDAPVEQGTAVPAETAAERKSHGIVAVASGEGVVRMFRSLGADEVIEGGQTMNPSTEDIVKAIRGLSADHVFVLPNNKNIVMAAEQAAELVEIPVTVLPTRTVLQGLTALIAFDPDADAEMNRQKMVKALESVRCGEVTYAVRDSQVNGHSIKEGDFIGIYEGKIETVGGSLIATSRDLLQKMLARGGELVTILYGKDVTDAQVKELSDFLARNYPDVESEIHYGGQPLYFFLITIE; this is encoded by the coding sequence TTGACACAGAAGATTGATGCGGCTTGCTTTCATCGGATGATACGCGGAGGTGCCCTCTTCCTCCGGCAAAACGAGGAACGGGTCAACGCGCTGAACGTCTTTCCGGTTCCGGACGGAGATACGGGTACCAACATGAACCTGACGCTCTCCTCGGGAGTGAGAGAGATGGACAAGGTATCCTCTCCCTCTCGGGTGGGCGATTTGGCGGAAGCCCTTTCAAAGGGCCTCCTGATGGGGGCGAGGGGCAATTCGGGAGTGATCCTGTCCCAGCTCTTTCGCGGTTTTTCCAAGGCAGTGGCGGGTAAGGAGACCATCGACGCCCGGGAGCTGGCAGAGGCGTTCAAACGGGGCGTCGATATGGCATACAAGGCGGTCATGAAACCGGTTGAGGGGACGATTCTGACGGTTTCCCGGGAAGCGGCGGATATGGGCATGATCCGTTCCCGGCAGACGGACGACCCGGCGGAAGTCCTGGCGGAAGTACTGTCCGGAGCCCGGAAATCCTTGGAGAGGACGCCCCAACTGCTGCCGATTTTGGCGGAGACGAACGTCGTCGATGCCGGCGGGCAGGGATTGGTGTATATCCTCGAGGGGTTTTTGTCCGCCCTCCGGGGAGAGGCGGTTCCCGAAGAGATGGACGGCGATGCTTCCGCCTTCGGGGAGGATCGCTCCCTCACCGCCGTTGCCCATGGCGAGACGGCCCAGTCCAAAATCGATCCTGCGACGATCGAACATGGGTATTGTACGGAGTTCATCATTCGCCGAAAGGGCGCGGGAACCTTCGATGAAGGAGCATTCCGCGGTGAGATCGGCGCCTTCGGCGATTCTCTGCTGGTGGTTGCCGATGACGAATTGGTCAAGGTACATATCCATTCGGAGCGCCCCGGCGATGTCCTGAATTTCGCCCAGAAGTTCGGCGATCTGACGAACATCAAGATCGAGAACATGCGGGAACAGCATGCCCATTGGGCAGGGACCGACGCGCCCGTGGAGCAAGGGACGGCGGTTCCCGCGGAAACGGCGGCGGAGCGCAAATCCCACGGCATCGTCGCCGTCGCTTCGGGCGAGGGAGTTGTCAGGATGTTCCGCAGCCTGGGCGCCGATGAGGTGATCGAGGGCGGCCAGACGATGAATCCCAGCACGGAGGATATCGTGAAGGCGATTCGGGGATTGTCCGCCGATCACGTGTTTGTCTTGCCGAACAACAAAAACATCGTCATGGCTGCGGAACAGGCGGCGGAGCTGGTGGAAATCCCGGTGACGGTGCTCCCGACCCGTACCGTGCTTCAGGGCCTGACGGCGCTGATCGCCTTTGATCCCGATGCCGATGCGGAAATGAACCGGCAGAAGATGGTGAAGGCGCTTGAGAGTGTGCGCTGCGGCGAGGTCACCTATGCTGTGCGGGATTCCCAGGTGAACGGCCATTCCATCAAGGAAGGGGACTTCATCGGGATTTACGAAGGGAAGATTGAGACGGTCGGCGGCAGCCTGATCGCCACCTCCAGGGATCTTCTGCAGAAGATGCTTGCCCGGGGCGGAGAATTGGTGACCATTTTGTATGGAAAAGACGTGACCGACGCCCAGGTGAAGGAATTGTCCGATTTCCTGGCCAGAAATTATCCGGATGTGGAGAGCGAGATTCATTACGGGGGTCAGCCGCTGTATTTCTTTCTCATCACCATTGAGTAG
- a CDS encoding DegV family protein, whose protein sequence is MGRVKVITDSTADIPAELIQELDIGVVPLKVHLGGTSYLDGVTIKPDEFYRKLRESSDLPTTSQPSPIDFVEVYREAAKEGDTDILSIHLSSALSGTYQSALLAKSMVESEFKVTVLDSKKASFAIGLIVVEVARAAKAGKSIDECVALANRMIEGEQVLFLVDTLDYLQKGGRIGKASALVGSLLNIKPILSLSDQGEVYPVDKVRGASKAEARVFELLREKVAAGSRVIAGVVHAERKSKAEEWAAKLREQYEVEELTITDVGPVIGTHTGPGVLGVILYAE, encoded by the coding sequence GTGGGCCGAGTAAAAGTGATCACGGACAGCACTGCGGATATTCCCGCCGAACTGATTCAGGAACTGGACATCGGAGTGGTGCCCCTGAAGGTGCATTTGGGGGGGACCTCCTACCTTGACGGTGTGACCATCAAACCGGACGAGTTCTATCGGAAGCTGCGGGAGTCCTCGGATCTTCCGACCACATCCCAGCCGTCGCCGATCGATTTCGTGGAGGTGTACCGGGAAGCGGCCAAGGAGGGAGACACGGACATTTTGTCCATCCACCTTTCTTCGGCCCTGAGCGGCACCTATCAATCGGCTCTCTTGGCTAAGTCGATGGTGGAAAGCGAATTCAAGGTGACGGTGCTGGATTCGAAAAAAGCTTCCTTTGCCATCGGCCTCATCGTCGTGGAAGTGGCCCGGGCGGCCAAGGCCGGGAAGTCGATCGATGAATGCGTCGCTCTGGCCAACCGGATGATCGAGGGAGAACAGGTTCTGTTTCTGGTGGACACGCTGGATTATCTGCAAAAGGGCGGAAGGATCGGAAAGGCATCAGCCCTTGTCGGATCTCTGTTAAATATCAAGCCGATCCTTTCCCTCAGCGATCAGGGAGAAGTTTATCCCGTCGACAAGGTGAGAGGGGCGAGCAAGGCGGAGGCCCGGGTGTTCGAATTGCTTCGCGAGAAGGTGGCGGCCGGCAGCCGGGTGATCGCAGGCGTGGTCCATGCCGAGCGGAAGTCCAAGGCGGAGGAATGGGCCGCCAAATTGCGAGAACAATACGAGGTGGAGGAATTGACGATCACGGACGTGGGCCCGGTGATCGGCACCCATACAGGTCCCGGTGTGCTCGGAGTCATCCTTTATGCGGAATGA
- the sdaAB gene encoding L-serine ammonia-lyase, iron-sulfur-dependent subunit beta — MKYRSVFDIIGPVMIGPSSSHTAGAARIGRAARQLFGRKPERVMVTLYGSFAKTYRGHGTDIALIGGVLDFDTFDKRIVRSLEIAREQGIEVEFRESEEVPEHPNTVRLRLEDERGATEVVGVSIGGGKMEIVELNGFELKMTGNSPTLLVPHQDRYGAIAAVAGVLARHRINIGYMQVSRKEKGSEALMIIETDQAVGQKVLDEIAAQPGITGATLFA, encoded by the coding sequence ATGAAATATCGTTCGGTGTTTGATATTATCGGTCCGGTGATGATCGGTCCTTCCAGCTCCCACACGGCGGGAGCCGCCCGGATCGGCCGGGCAGCCCGTCAATTGTTCGGGCGGAAGCCCGAACGGGTGATGGTGACGCTGTACGGATCCTTTGCCAAGACCTACCGGGGACACGGCACGGACATCGCTCTCATCGGTGGCGTGCTCGATTTTGATACCTTCGACAAGCGGATCGTGAGGTCTCTGGAAATCGCCCGGGAGCAGGGGATCGAAGTGGAGTTTCGGGAGTCGGAGGAGGTGCCCGAGCACCCCAACACGGTTCGGCTTCGCCTGGAAGACGAGCGGGGAGCGACGGAGGTGGTCGGCGTTTCCATCGGAGGCGGCAAGATGGAGATTGTGGAGTTGAACGGTTTCGAACTGAAGATGACCGGCAATTCCCCGACCCTGCTCGTCCCGCACCAAGATCGCTACGGAGCGATTGCCGCCGTCGCCGGCGTTCTCGCCCGGCACCGGATCAACATCGGATATATGCAGGTTTCCCGCAAGGAAAAAGGGTCGGAAGCCTTGATGATCATCGAGACGGATCAGGCGGTGGGGCAGAAGGTGCTGGATGAGATCGCCGCCCAGCCGGGAATCACGGGAGCCACTCTGTTCGCCTGA
- the sdaAA gene encoding L-serine ammonia-lyase, iron-sulfur-dependent, subunit alpha, giving the protein MRFRTVAELVEIAESEGIPISEVMIRSEMEATGQSRERIVGKMEESLDVMEKAIRRGLEEEVRSRSGLTGGDARRIDQYRKNAKVLLSGHHVLDAVAKATATSEVNAAMGTIVATPTAGSCGILPGCVFAAAELLGSDREKMVRALFVGGAIGYVIANNAFISGAAGGCQAEVGSATGMAAAAVVEMAGGTPSMSAEAVAIALKNMLGLVCDPVATLVEAPCVKRNAMGAAIAMVAADMAMAGVRSIIPTDEVIEAMYRIGRDMPVSLKETALGGLAATPTGRALERKIFGTPSKE; this is encoded by the coding sequence ATGAGATTTCGAACCGTAGCTGAGCTGGTGGAGATTGCCGAGTCGGAAGGCATTCCCATCTCTGAAGTGATGATTCGCTCCGAAATGGAGGCGACGGGACAGTCGCGGGAGCGGATTGTCGGGAAAATGGAAGAGAGCCTGGACGTCATGGAGAAGGCCATCCGCCGCGGCTTGGAAGAGGAGGTTCGCTCTCGCAGCGGTTTGACCGGAGGGGACGCCCGCCGGATTGACCAATACCGGAAAAACGCCAAGGTATTGCTTTCCGGCCACCATGTATTGGATGCCGTCGCCAAGGCGACCGCCACCTCCGAAGTGAACGCGGCGATGGGAACGATCGTGGCCACACCGACGGCCGGGTCCTGCGGCATTCTCCCGGGGTGCGTGTTCGCCGCAGCGGAACTTTTGGGAAGCGACCGGGAGAAGATGGTGCGCGCCCTGTTTGTCGGCGGGGCTATCGGCTATGTGATCGCCAACAATGCGTTTATCTCCGGAGCGGCGGGGGGTTGCCAGGCGGAAGTGGGTTCCGCGACGGGAATGGCCGCTGCGGCGGTGGTGGAGATGGCCGGGGGAACGCCTTCCATGTCGGCGGAGGCGGTGGCCATCGCATTGAAAAACATGCTCGGGCTTGTGTGCGATCCCGTGGCCACGTTGGTGGAGGCTCCCTGTGTCAAGCGCAACGCCATGGGAGCGGCCATCGCCATGGTGGCGGCCGATATGGCCATGGCCGGCGTCCGGAGCATTATCCCCACGGACGAGGTGATCGAGGCGATGTACCGGATCGGCCGCGATATGCCGGTGTCGTTGAAGGAAACGGCATTGGGAGGGTTGGCGGCCACCCCGACGGGTCGGGCGCTGGAGCGCAAGATCTTCGGGACGCCGTCGAAGGAATGA